ATTACCAACTCGTTCATTGTTGCGTGGTGTGTGTTCTTCATCGGAATAAGGCGCATCTGAAATCCGTGCAGCCGTGCTAGTTTCTTGACCTCTTCAGCTTCGTCATATGTCATAACGAAATCACCACGCACCGATCCGCAAATAGTGAACAAGTGCTCATGATCAAGATTATGATGCTTATAGAGACGCCTACCGGCTTTCTTTCCTCCTGCAGTATATGGTGGGTCGATAAAATAGATAGCATCTTCAAGATCAGAAAACTCCATCATGACATCGATGCCATCACTACAACGAAAATCGATCTTTTTTGCAACTTTTTGTATATCTGTTAGCCTATGAGCAAGTGTCTCGGGATACCAGCGAGAACTGACTCCCTTTCCGTTCTCTCCATATCGTATGAAACTTGAGCCTTCGGCAAGTATTCCTCCATGAAGCGTTCTATTCTTGAGAATGGTATGAAACGCCTGTTCTCTCCTATTTGCCGGCACATTCTGAAGCTCGTCGATCAAGGACTCTCTGGTCATATCGAAGTCAAGAATTCTTTTTGCCAACCATCCTGCGTCACCGCTGACAATGGATTCCCAGACTGCGGCCACGTCATCGTCCAACTCAACCATGACAACTCTCTCGACTAGATTCTCAAAAAGCGCGGTAAGACTGATGATCCCTCCGCCGGCAAAAGGCTCGATCAGGACACGCGGCCTGAGAGTCATACTCGCTATCCACTGCCGGAAAGTGGGCACAAACCATGTTTTCCCGCCGGGATAGCGAAAGAGGCTCCGTTGCGGCACAGAGGCGACATTGACCGGTCTCAGCAGACCTGTCGCCTCTATCCACTCATCAAACAACACGCCTTGTTGCAGCATCGACATGTTAAAATGGCCTTTCGATTGTTTGAGTCGTCGGAGGGGTTTCCAGTTGCTCATCTAGCTTCTCTTGAAGAAGCCGCATGAAATCGTCCATCCTCCCCGGCGATGGTGTCGTCATTGAAAGCAGGGCTGGCTCAAATTCGGTATAGACTTCATCCACCTTCGTAAGATAGTATCCCTGGTCCACCTCGCCACGCGATTTCAAATCATAGATGAACCATGCAATTTCCGCATTGCTCTTTGGAACTCGTCTGAGGGCGGGCAGGGTCTTGAAGAAGCTCTTGTTCAATGCCACCGCGATCTTCCTACCCCAACTGTGAAGGATTCCACCCTTGTAGAGAAGCTGCGGGACAAGTCTCTTGCGAGAAGAGGAGAGGTAATCGGGACGAGGATAGTTAGGTTCGCTGGACCAATCCATATGAGCATTGTTTTGCTGATCTCGCATGTAATACTCGAATGGTTCACGCACATTGCCAGAGATGTACACAGCTTGTATTTCAAGAGCACCAAAATCAACTACTTTTCCTTTGTCATCATAAGAAACAAGAACCACATCGATGTTTCCAGCCGATTTGCCATCAGCGTCAAGCATACGCACTTCAGTAAGAGAACTCCAATAGGCGCTATTATCAAAGAAAAAAGATGCAGCATCGCCAGTAATGACCCAATCCTGACGAAATCGGACTGGACATGTAATTACAGGTGCATTCTCGTAAAGAATGCTGCATACACCCAGGGGATCCTTGGCCTTGTCCTTTGTACAATTTGGCACCCTATTGTTGAACGGGCATAGGCGATGGGATCGATAGCGTTTGGCCATTTCGCTTTGGGCGGTGATTGGATAGCCGAAAACTTCTGCTAATGGTTGTGTCATATGGTCATGTACGGGTGGAGGTTGGTTGTTAGTGAAAGGAATAACGACTGAAGTCGTTACTACGTCGTTACTACGAGGGAGCATGTGGTCTCAAGACCATCACCGGGATCACGCGGCCGCCCGTGCGCGTGGCATAGGCGGCGTAGCCGGGGTACAGTTCCACCGCCCGGCGCCAGCAACGTTCGCGCTCGTCGCCATCGGTCTCGTGAGCAGTGTAGGTCGCCGTTTGCCCGTTCAAGAGGACCTGGACTTCGGGATGGGCGCGCAGGTTGTAGTACCAGGCCGGATGGTGGGATTGGCCGAAGTTGGAGGCGATCAGGATAAAACCGTCGCCGTCAGGGATGCTGAGCAAAGGGAGGGTGCGCGGCTGGCCGGTCTTGGCGCCGATGGTCGTGATCGTCAGCACGGGCAGGCCGGTGAGGAGGGCGGTGAGGGAGGTGCGACCGCCGGTGTAGCGCAGCAACGGCCGGTCGAGACGATGGGCGGTGAGAGCCAGGAAGCGGGAGCCGGGGGCGGTGGCCGCTATCCGCCGGACGAGGCGGTGCCACCCAGGCGATGGCGGTTGGTCAACGGACATTGCCCACCTCCGAGCGCAGGTTGGACGTTTGCTCCTCAGGCGGCCGGACGGACTGGAAGCTGCGGTAGAGGAGCAAATCGTAGACGATCTTGAGGCCGCCCGCCAGGAAAAACGGCGCCGCCAGCGTGGTTCCCAGCAGGGCGCCGCTGAGGGCCGGAGAGATAGAAGCGCCGAGCGAGCGGGCGATGGTGGTGACGCCAGACGCAGCCGAGCGTTCGTCGGGCGCGACCACGGCCATGGTATAGGATTGGCGCGTGGGCACATCCATCTGCGAGATGGCAAAGCGCAAGAACAGGACGAGCGCCGCCGATGGGAGGGTGGGCATCAGCGGCACCAGGCAGAGGAGGAGGTTGGAAGGCAGGTGGGTGAAGACCATCGTGCGGATGAGGCCGATGCGGGCGGCGATGCGCGCCGCCAGCAGGGCCGAGATCCCGGCCAGGATGTTGGCGACGAAGAAAATCCCGCCCAACACGGCCTCGCTGACGCCAAAACGGAGATGGAACCAATAGGCCATCATGCTCTGGATGATGAATCCGCCGGCAAAGGCATCGAGGGCAAAGAGGGCGCTGAGGCGGGCTACCACCCCGCGGGACTTGTGCAGGCCGAGCGTGCGGCGGACGGAGCTGGTTTCCGGCCGCACCCTGACCTCGACCGCCGGCGACAGGGCCAGGAAGATCAGGCACAGCAGTCCGCCGCCCAGGCTGTACCCCAGCAGCACCATTCGATACGATTCCAGGGTCGAGAGCCCGCCGTGCTGCAGGGTTTGGGCCAGCC
The sequence above is drawn from the Caldilineales bacterium genome and encodes:
- a CDS encoding MFS transporter; this translates as MAPSRADIALLFGSRAVRLFCYGFLSVILALYLVEVGFSSRDVGLLFTFTLLGDAGISLWLTTSADRAGRRRTLLVGAALMIVAGVVFILTRQPAILMAAAIIGVISPSGNEIGPFLSVEQAALTQLVADERRTHTFAWYNLAGSLATATGALSGGWLAQTLQHGGLSTLESYRMVLLGYSLGGGLLCLIFLALSPAVEVRVRPETSSVRRTLGLHKSRGVVARLSALFALDAFAGGFIIQSMMAYWFHLRFGVSEAVLGGIFFVANILAGISALLAARIAARIGLIRTMVFTHLPSNLLLCLVPLMPTLPSAALVLFLRFAISQMDVPTRQSYTMAVVAPDERSAASGVTTIARSLGASISPALSGALLGTTLAAPFFLAGGLKIVYDLLLYRSFQSVRPPEEQTSNLRSEVGNVR
- a CDS encoding DNA adenine methylase; amino-acid sequence: MSMLQQGVLFDEWIEATGLLRPVNVASVPQRSLFRYPGGKTWFVPTFRQWIASMTLRPRVLIEPFAGGGIISLTALFENLVERVVMVELDDDVAAVWESIVSGDAGWLAKRILDFDMTRESLIDELQNVPANRREQAFHTILKNRTLHGGILAEGSSFIRYGENGKGVSSRWYPETLAHRLTDIQKVAKKIDFRCSDGIDVMMEFSDLEDAIYFIDPPYTAGGKKAGRRLYKHHNLDHEHLFTICGSVRGDFVMTYDEAEEVKKLARLHGFQMRLIPMKNTHHATMNELVIGKNLSWLDRLPSLHEPKADYHVKKKKISTL
- a CDS encoding nitroreductase family deazaflavin-dependent oxidoreductase gives rise to the protein MSVDQPPSPGWHRLVRRIAATAPGSRFLALTAHRLDRPLLRYTGGRTSLTALLTGLPVLTITTIGAKTGQPRTLPLLSIPDGDGFILIASNFGQSHHPAWYYNLRAHPEVQVLLNGQTATYTAHETDGDERERCWRRAVELYPGYAAYATRTGGRVIPVMVLRPHAPS